One genomic segment of Mytilus trossulus isolate FHL-02 chromosome 4, PNRI_Mtr1.1.1.hap1, whole genome shotgun sequence includes these proteins:
- the LOC134715589 gene encoding uncharacterized protein LOC134715589 produces the protein MFVCLFVQVSSRWRPKDQKERYVKIRLCICLYAFLSKFPLGGVPRIKKERYVKIRLCICLYAFLSKFPLGGVPRIKKERYVKIRLCICLYAFLSKFPLGGVPRIKKERYVKIRLCICLYAFLSKFPLGGVPRIKKERYVKIRLCICLYAFLSKFPLGGVPRIKKERYVKIILCICLYAFLSKFPLGGVPRIKKERYVKIRLCICLYAFLSKFPLGGIPRIKKERYVKIRLCICLYAFLSKFPLGGVPRIKKERYVKIRLCICLYAFLSKFPLGGVPRIKKERYVKIRLCICLYAFLSKFPLGGVPRIKKERYVKIRLCICLYAFLSKFPLGGVPRIKKKRYVKIRLCICLYAFLSKFPLGGVPRIKKERYVKIRLCICLYAFLSKFPLGGVPMIRRKGMLR, from the coding sequence atgtttgtatgcctttttgtccaagtttcctctaggtggcgtcccaaggatcagaaggaaaggtatgttaagataagattgtgtatatgtttgtatgcctttttgtccaagtttcctctaggtggcgtcccaaggatcaagaaggaaaggtatgttaagataagattgtgtatatgtttgtatgcctttttgtccaagtttcctctaggtggcgtcccaaggatcaagaaggaaaggtatgttaagataagattgtgtatatgtttgtatgcctttttgtccaagtttcctctaggtggcgtcccaaggatcaagaaggaaaggtatgttaagataagattgtgtatatgtttgtatgcctttttgtccaagtttcctctaggtggcgtcccaaggatcaagaaggaaaggtatgttaagataagattgtgtatatgtttgtatgcctttttgtccaagtttcctctaggtggcgtcccaaggatcaagaaggaaaggtatgttaagataatattgtgtatatgtttgtatgcctttttgtccaagtttcctctaggtggcgtcccaaggatcaagaaggaaaggtatgttaagataagattgtgtatatgtttgtatgcctttttgtccaagtttcctctaggtggcatcccaaggatcaagaaggaaaggtatgttaagataagattgtgtatatgtttgtatgcctttttgtccaagtttcctctaggtggcgtcccaaggatcaagaaggaaaggtatgttaagataagattgtgtatatgtttgtatgcctttttgtccaagtttcctctaggtggtgtcccaaggatcaagaaggaaaggtatgttaagataagattgtgtatatgtttgtatgcctttttgtccaagtttcctctaggtggcgtcccaaggatcaagaaggaaaggtatgttaagataagattgtgtatatgtttgtatgcctttttgtccaagtttcctctaggtggcgtcccaaggatcaagaagaaaaggtatgttaagataagattgtgtatatgtttgtatgcctttttgtccaagtttcctctaggtggcgtcccaaggatcaagaaggaaaggtatgttaagataagattgtgtatatgtttgtatgcctttttgtccaagtttcctctaggtggcgtcccaatGATcagaaggaaaggtatgttaagataa